The Hymenobacter sp. GOD-10R genome includes a window with the following:
- a CDS encoding TonB-dependent receptor: MLASTVAVGMQLEANAQAPTRTTLSGTIHTDSGDPLPGATIFVKGTFLGGSSNNDGRFVFPVEGISYPAVLTVSFIGYETQQVNLDGPNPNGSIEVTLQPSVSIANEVVVSASRVEENILRAPVTVEKLTTPQVGRITTPDLLSGLAQYKGIDLNSASMLTTSISTRGFNSAKSERVIQMVDYMDTQSPSLNLNLGNGTGLPEVDVASVEVIHGPASALYGANAFNGVVLTNSKDPFTTEGLTVRLRGGQRSMLDGQIRYAKRLSQKLAFKITGSYFTANDWIANNYAATSSVLVPQNNAANSDLGYDAVNRYGDVGNTYTASAGALKGKTAFMPGWSERELIANDNKARLYRINPSISYLITDRVKATLDFKRSEGTSSYQSASRYRFKNFGTDQYRAEVKSDNWFVRAYQTQDFGHDSYDMGFLGAFMQNSIDPRQVNADGTPKRNADGSGITYAQGYFTQYAQTYNTYLASHNGDVRGAEAAARAAAAPYQLTASSPEFVTLRKAVSQDATPGQGARLNPSSFLNDVSGQYNFKFSSVDLIVGGAYREFRLGSDGKLFSDSDGKRIHNFEYGGYAQASRQLFADHLKLAIAGRVDDFKNFKPAFSPRASAVLSLGDKKQHNFRTSYGQAFRSPTQLDQYIRLDVGRAVLLGNAGNGFEGLSTADAVTPVSIQALKLEQVKTYEIGYKGLLSEKLVLDINYYRSRYNHFIGARQFIGNLDGTRPSQAQVAVAAPKQFQDAGLSTRVIQAWTNADQEVNTQGAAASLSYSVDKMLSLTGNYTLNLLSEKNLPSGFQTFFNTPKHKYNVGAFGDINRQLSYTVNYRWAQGHHYELPFAVGQLGSYSSLDAQVSYTIPAISTTVQVGGSNLANSRNIQVYGGPQIGRLAYLGLLVNLK; encoded by the coding sequence GTGCTTGCATCCACTGTTGCGGTAGGAATGCAACTGGAAGCAAATGCACAGGCTCCCACAAGAACCACCCTTTCCGGCACTATCCACACCGACAGCGGTGATCCACTACCAGGTGCTACCATCTTTGTAAAAGGCACCTTTTTGGGCGGCAGTTCCAACAACGATGGCCGCTTCGTATTTCCGGTAGAGGGCATCAGTTATCCGGCCGTACTCACGGTATCATTCATTGGGTATGAAACGCAGCAAGTAAATCTTGACGGACCTAACCCGAACGGCTCGATTGAGGTTACGCTCCAGCCCAGCGTCTCGATTGCCAACGAAGTGGTCGTATCCGCCTCGCGTGTAGAAGAAAATATTCTGCGCGCTCCGGTAACAGTTGAAAAGCTTACGACTCCGCAGGTAGGCCGCATCACTACACCCGACCTCCTGAGTGGTCTGGCGCAGTATAAAGGCATCGACTTGAACTCGGCAAGCATGCTGACGACCAGCATTAGTACGCGCGGGTTCAACAGCGCCAAATCAGAGCGTGTGATTCAGATGGTCGATTACATGGATACCCAGTCGCCCTCCCTGAACTTGAACCTAGGCAACGGCACGGGCTTACCCGAGGTAGATGTGGCTAGCGTGGAAGTTATCCACGGCCCAGCTTCAGCGCTTTACGGTGCTAACGCCTTCAACGGGGTTGTATTAACCAACTCCAAAGACCCTTTCACGACAGAAGGACTTACCGTGCGGCTACGTGGCGGACAACGCTCGATGTTGGATGGCCAAATACGCTACGCGAAGCGACTAAGTCAGAAGCTAGCTTTCAAGATAACGGGTAGCTACTTCACGGCTAACGACTGGATAGCGAACAACTACGCGGCTACTTCATCGGTGCTGGTGCCCCAAAACAATGCTGCCAATTCGGACCTAGGCTACGATGCCGTGAACCGCTACGGTGACGTTGGCAATACGTATACCGCCAGCGCCGGAGCCCTTAAGGGCAAAACGGCGTTCATGCCGGGGTGGTCGGAGCGTGAGCTGATTGCCAACGATAATAAGGCACGGCTGTACCGCATCAATCCTTCTATTTCTTATCTGATTACTGATCGGGTAAAAGCCACGCTGGACTTCAAGCGTAGTGAGGGCACCAGTTCCTATCAGAGTGCTAGCCGTTACCGCTTCAAGAATTTTGGCACCGACCAGTACCGCGCTGAAGTAAAGAGCGACAATTGGTTTGTGCGTGCGTATCAAACCCAGGACTTTGGGCACGACAGCTACGACATGGGGTTCCTAGGAGCCTTCATGCAGAACAGCATAGACCCACGGCAGGTGAACGCCGACGGCACTCCTAAGCGCAACGCCGATGGCTCGGGCATCACGTATGCCCAAGGCTATTTCACCCAATATGCCCAAACCTATAATACGTACCTAGCTTCGCACAACGGCGATGTGCGTGGCGCAGAAGCCGCCGCTCGTGCTGCAGCTGCTCCGTATCAGCTCACAGCCAGCTCTCCGGAGTTTGTAACGCTCCGCAAAGCAGTAAGCCAAGATGCTACTCCCGGTCAGGGCGCCCGGCTTAATCCTAGCTCCTTCCTCAACGATGTGAGCGGGCAGTACAACTTCAAGTTTAGCTCAGTTGATTTGATCGTAGGTGGTGCTTACCGCGAATTTCGCCTAGGTTCTGATGGCAAGCTATTCAGTGACTCTGATGGCAAACGCATCCACAACTTTGAGTATGGGGGCTACGCACAAGCGTCCCGTCAGCTGTTTGCCGATCATCTGAAGCTAGCTATTGCGGGCCGGGTTGACGACTTCAAGAACTTCAAACCAGCTTTCTCACCACGCGCTTCAGCCGTATTGTCGTTGGGCGACAAGAAACAGCATAACTTCCGCACCAGCTACGGACAAGCATTCCGTTCGCCTACGCAGCTCGATCAGTACATCCGCCTGGATGTGGGCCGTGCAGTATTGCTAGGCAACGCAGGCAACGGCTTTGAAGGTCTCTCAACCGCTGATGCGGTCACGCCCGTATCCATCCAAGCGCTAAAGCTGGAACAGGTAAAGACTTACGAAATTGGTTATAAAGGCCTATTGAGCGAGAAGTTGGTGCTAGACATCAATTATTATCGCAGCCGCTACAACCACTTCATTGGTGCCCGTCAGTTCATTGGCAACCTCGACGGAACTCGTCCAAGCCAGGCCCAAGTGGCGGTAGCAGCTCCTAAGCAGTTCCAGGATGCTGGCCTATCGACCCGCGTAATTCAGGCGTGGACCAATGCCGACCAAGAGGTAAATACCCAGGGTGCCGCAGCTAGCCTTTCGTACTCGGTAGACAAGATGTTGAGCCTGACTGGCAACTATACGCTGAACCTACTTTCAGAGAAGAACCTACCCAGTGGCTTCCAAACGTTTTTCAACACGCCCAAGCACAAGTACAACGTGGGTGCCTTCGGCGACATCAACCGCCAGCTTAGCTACACCGTGAACTACCGGTGGGCGCAGGGTCATCACTATGAGTTACCCTTTGCCGTTGGCCAGCTTGGTAGCTACTCGTCGCTCGATGCGCAGGTGAGCTATACCATCCCCGCCATATCAACGACGGTGCAAGTAGGCGGCTCGAACCTAGCAAACAGCCGCAACATTCAGGTGTACGGTGGCCCACAAATCGGCCGCCTAGCTTACCTAGGCTTGCTCGTGAATTTGAAGTAA
- a CDS encoding BamA/TamA family outer membrane protein — protein sequence MFYRCWLLVLSAFLLFGRHAAVAQSDTLSSPSYKRPHVSRNQAIALTGERDIRDVFHKFFPQPVEVDKDTLSLSADRKFVWIIPAPGYTQQTRGLVQLTGNVSYHEQDANMSTLIAALSYTQNRQIIFTAASSIWKAQNRINWVGDWRLMHYPQNTYGLGIHTSIDRPIAMDYEYLRFYQSALFKVRPSFYAGLGYQLDYHWNIESRNKTQEVTSISDYSLGVKGHSISSGVAMTLLYDSRGNAINPERGFYTNLVLRPNLKLLGSDTNFQSLLLDVRKYLRVTDTGNVLAFWSYNALTLHGNPPFLDLPSTGWDTYSSIGRGFIQGRFRGKDLLYGEAEYRFGITRNRLLGGVLFTNAQAVSERVTHNFEKVVPAAGFGLRLSMNKISRTNLAVDYGFGADGSRGLTFNLGEVF from the coding sequence ATGTTTTATCGTTGTTGGCTGCTGGTGCTGAGCGCGTTTCTACTGTTTGGAAGGCATGCCGCCGTTGCTCAATCCGACACGCTGAGTAGCCCGTCGTACAAACGACCGCACGTATCTCGCAATCAAGCCATTGCTCTGACGGGCGAGCGAGATATTCGCGACGTCTTTCATAAGTTCTTCCCGCAGCCGGTGGAGGTCGATAAGGACACGCTAAGCTTATCAGCCGACCGCAAATTCGTCTGGATTATTCCGGCGCCCGGCTACACGCAGCAAACCCGAGGGCTGGTTCAGCTCACTGGCAACGTATCGTACCATGAGCAAGATGCGAACATGTCGACGCTTATTGCGGCGCTGTCATACACTCAAAACCGCCAGATTATATTCACGGCTGCATCTTCGATCTGGAAGGCGCAGAACCGCATTAACTGGGTGGGCGACTGGCGCCTCATGCATTACCCGCAGAATACCTACGGCCTCGGCATCCATACCTCCATCGACCGGCCGATTGCGATGGACTACGAGTACTTGCGCTTCTACCAGAGTGCGCTGTTCAAGGTTCGACCTAGCTTTTATGCCGGGCTAGGCTACCAGCTTGACTACCACTGGAACATAGAGAGTAGGAACAAGACTCAGGAAGTAACCAGCATTTCCGACTACTCCCTCGGGGTGAAAGGCCATTCCATTTCGTCAGGCGTCGCCATGACCTTGCTCTACGATAGCCGCGGCAACGCCATCAATCCGGAGCGTGGCTTTTACACTAACCTCGTGCTGCGCCCCAACCTAAAGCTGCTCGGCAGCGACACCAACTTTCAGTCGTTATTGCTGGACGTGCGCAAGTATCTGCGGGTGACGGACACCGGCAATGTGCTGGCTTTCTGGTCATACAACGCACTCACGCTACATGGAAACCCGCCCTTCTTGGACTTGCCTAGCACCGGCTGGGACACCTACAGCAGCATCGGGCGCGGCTTTATTCAGGGTCGTTTTCGGGGCAAAGACCTCCTGTATGGGGAGGCGGAGTATCGTTTTGGCATCACCCGCAACCGCTTGCTCGGCGGCGTTCTGTTTACCAATGCCCAAGCCGTGTCGGAGCGCGTGACGCACAACTTCGAGAAGGTAGTGCCTGCCGCTGGGTTCGGTCTGCGCCTAAGCATGAACAAAATTTCGCGTACAAACCTAGCTGTCGATTATGGTTTCGGGGCCGATGGCTCCCGCGGCCTCACCTTCAACCTAGGGGAGGTGTTCTAA
- a CDS encoding TIGR04283 family arsenosugar biosynthesis glycosyltransferase: MPEGVAPDLAISIIIPTFNEADQIGSLVQRLQMIGGPESPLEIIVADGHSTDDTATLARAAGATVVPCPRKGRAAQLNYGAASSSGAILYFLHADSYPPPGFLAAIRQAVAAGYGSGCYRLAFDHHHWLLQASAWFTRFDVNLFRFGDQSLFVRRDVFEQVGGYSEKLLVMEDQEIIERLQRCSRFRVLPGVVTTSARKYLDNGVVRLQSIFGLICVLYRFGVSQPNLVRVYRKLIRQDKI, from the coding sequence ATGCCAGAAGGGGTTGCACCGGACCTAGCCATCAGCATTATCATTCCTACGTTCAACGAGGCCGATCAGATTGGCAGCTTAGTGCAGCGGCTCCAAATGATCGGTGGCCCCGAGTCGCCGCTGGAAATAATTGTGGCCGATGGGCACAGCACCGATGACACGGCAACGCTGGCGCGGGCCGCCGGCGCTACGGTGGTGCCGTGCCCGCGCAAGGGCCGGGCCGCGCAGCTGAACTACGGCGCGGCATCTTCCTCGGGCGCCATTCTGTATTTTTTGCACGCCGACTCGTACCCCCCGCCGGGCTTCCTAGCGGCCATCCGGCAAGCGGTAGCAGCTGGCTACGGCAGTGGCTGCTACCGCCTTGCCTTCGACCATCACCACTGGCTGCTGCAAGCCAGCGCCTGGTTTACCCGCTTCGACGTGAACCTGTTTCGCTTTGGCGACCAGAGCCTGTTTGTGCGCCGCGACGTGTTCGAGCAAGTAGGAGGCTACTCAGAAAAGCTGCTTGTGATGGAAGACCAGGAGATTATCGAGCGTCTACAGCGCTGTAGCCGCTTTCGAGTTTTACCGGGCGTTGTTACCACTTCGGCCCGCAAGTACCTCGACAACGGCGTTGTTCGCTTGCAAAGCATCTTTGGGCTGATTTGTGTGCTCTACCGGTTCGGCGTGTCGCAGCCCAACCTCGTGCGTGTATACCGCAAGCTCATCCGGCAGGATAAGATCTGA
- a CDS encoding NAD(P)/FAD-dependent oxidoreductase, with translation MDEHAKIEELGKPRVVIVGGGFGGLELAKALRHVNVQVVLIDKQNYHTFQPLLYQVATAGLDADDIVSPFRKILEEQDNVFFRMAEVQAVDTDNQVVRTSIGLVKYDYLVIATGATTNYFGDQEMAKNSVAIKSVEDAIMLRNTVLNNFEKALQVEDPIERNSLLDFVIVGGGPTGVEVAGALSELRKHVFPKDYRELDFKEMDIHLIQSGPALLKGMSPEASQKALDFLQNFGVDVMLDRRVKSYDGYTVTLNTGETLITRTLIWAAGVSGAPIEGIRKESVLKGNRYQVDEHNRITGYNNIFAIGDIAAMVTPDYPEGHPMVAQPAIQQGKLLAKNIANLLYQRGLEKFHYHDKGAMATIGRNHAVADVKLFNKEFRTQGFFAWLMWTFVHVISLVSFRNRLAVFISWTWSYFNLDKGLRFIIGNKREPIPVEETAPKELV, from the coding sequence ATGGACGAGCATGCCAAAATTGAAGAACTAGGCAAGCCGCGGGTTGTCATTGTCGGCGGTGGTTTTGGTGGTTTGGAGCTTGCGAAAGCGCTACGCCACGTCAATGTGCAGGTGGTGCTTATCGACAAGCAGAACTACCACACGTTCCAGCCCCTACTCTACCAAGTTGCCACGGCTGGCCTTGATGCTGATGACATTGTGTCGCCCTTCCGCAAGATCTTGGAAGAGCAGGACAACGTGTTCTTCCGCATGGCCGAAGTGCAAGCCGTCGATACTGACAATCAAGTGGTAAGAACGTCCATCGGGTTGGTGAAGTATGACTACTTAGTGATTGCCACGGGCGCCACCACCAACTACTTTGGTGACCAAGAAATGGCGAAAAACTCGGTGGCTATCAAGTCCGTGGAAGATGCCATTATGCTCCGCAACACGGTGCTCAATAATTTCGAGAAGGCGTTGCAAGTAGAAGACCCCATAGAGCGGAACAGTCTGCTCGACTTTGTGATTGTGGGCGGTGGGCCGACCGGGGTGGAAGTGGCTGGGGCGCTCAGCGAACTGCGCAAGCATGTTTTCCCCAAAGACTATCGGGAGCTCGACTTCAAGGAAATGGACATTCACCTGATTCAGAGCGGACCGGCGCTGCTGAAAGGGATGTCGCCGGAGGCTTCGCAAAAGGCTCTGGACTTCTTACAAAACTTTGGGGTCGATGTGATGCTCGACCGTCGCGTGAAGTCGTACGATGGCTACACTGTGACGCTGAATACCGGCGAAACACTCATTACGCGCACGCTCATCTGGGCCGCCGGCGTGTCGGGCGCTCCTATTGAAGGCATACGCAAGGAAAGCGTTTTGAAAGGCAACCGCTACCAAGTAGACGAACACAACCGCATTACAGGTTACAACAACATATTTGCCATCGGTGACATCGCCGCTATGGTCACGCCCGACTACCCAGAAGGGCACCCAATGGTAGCACAGCCAGCTATTCAGCAAGGAAAGCTACTAGCCAAGAATATAGCTAACTTATTATACCAGCGCGGTTTAGAAAAATTCCACTATCACGACAAAGGCGCCATGGCGACTATTGGGCGCAACCACGCGGTAGCCGATGTGAAGCTTTTCAACAAGGAGTTTCGCACCCAAGGCTTCTTTGCCTGGCTGATGTGGACATTTGTACACGTTATTTCGCTGGTCAGCTTCCGCAACCGCTTGGCCGTGTTTATCAGCTGGACCTGGAGCTATTTCAACCTCGACAAAGGCTTACGTTTTATTATCGGCAACAAGCGCGAACCGATACCAGTGGAAGAAACCGCCCCAAAGGAACTGGTGTAA
- a CDS encoding glycoside hydrolase family 43 protein, whose protein sequence is MPDNAPASYQNPILNEDFPDPTLLRAADGFYYAYGTQTKYRGTIINLQIARSTDLVNWELLGEGLPEKPTWASSTQRIWAPDVSEHDGRYYLYYSAQPDSNEGLCLALAIADSPAGPFVDVGEPFQCGEGFLNIDPMSFDDPATGKRLLYWGSGFGPLRVRELAPDGRSFVPGTEEIELVQTIQEDDPNNYDRLIEGSWVVLRDGWYYLFYSGNNCCGDDAHYGVMVARSRNAMGPFETLAQATGQSHSIILEGNDKWRAPGHNSIVTDAAGQDWIAYHAIDTAQPTFDAINDEQGYSRRVMLLDRVIYENGWPKVVPNNGTPSVEMVAAPIL, encoded by the coding sequence ATGCCCGACAACGCCCCTGCTTCCTACCAAAACCCCATTCTCAACGAAGACTTCCCAGACCCAACCCTGCTGCGTGCCGCCGATGGTTTTTATTATGCCTACGGCACCCAAACCAAGTATCGTGGCACCATCATCAACCTGCAAATAGCGCGCTCTACCGACCTAGTAAATTGGGAGCTGCTAGGAGAGGGATTACCCGAAAAGCCAACGTGGGCTAGCTCCACCCAACGCATTTGGGCGCCCGATGTGAGTGAGCACGACGGCCGCTACTATCTCTATTACTCCGCCCAACCCGACAGCAACGAAGGCTTGTGCCTAGCCCTAGCTATTGCCGATTCGCCCGCTGGGCCTTTCGTCGATGTAGGCGAGCCGTTTCAGTGCGGCGAGGGTTTCTTGAATATTGACCCAATGTCATTTGACGACCCAGCTACCGGTAAGCGGTTGCTCTACTGGGGCTCCGGGTTCGGACCGCTGCGGGTACGGGAGCTAGCACCCGATGGCAGGTCATTTGTACCCGGTACTGAGGAAATTGAGTTGGTACAAACCATCCAGGAAGACGACCCGAATAACTACGACCGGCTCATTGAAGGGAGTTGGGTCGTCTTGCGCGATGGGTGGTATTACTTGTTCTACTCCGGCAATAATTGCTGCGGCGATGATGCCCACTACGGTGTGATGGTAGCTAGGTCGCGCAATGCAATGGGGCCGTTCGAGACGCTTGCGCAAGCCACCGGACAGTCACACAGCATCATTCTGGAGGGTAATGACAAGTGGCGGGCGCCGGGCCATAACTCCATCGTTACCGATGCCGCCGGCCAAGATTGGATAGCCTATCACGCTATCGATACGGCTCAGCCCACCTTCGATGCTATCAACGATGAGCAAGGTTACTCCCGCCGCGTGATGCTACTCGACCGGGTAATTTATGAGAACGGCTGGCCGAAAGTGGTGCCTAACAATGGCACACCTTCGGTGGAAATGGTAGCAGCACCTATCCTGTAA
- a CDS encoding Gfo/Idh/MocA family oxidoreductase, producing the protein MLEQQQATNQTDASCDASRRQFINQAGRGLLAVGVAGGLLGTVGTVEAKSDDAAASLWPQGSGPTDVHLPEINAKTEPKSAGVPNPQPVDQRVGYAVVGLGHLTLEEILPALSQSKKSKLVALVSGSPDKMQKIARQYGVKPDNCYSYETYDKLKDNKEVDVIYIVLPNSMHMEYTVRGAKAGKHILCEKPMATSAKECEKMIEACEKAGKKLMIAYRIQYEPMNRKVQELVRNKAYGKTKMIEAMNCQNQGDPNQWRQKKALAGGGSLPDVGLYCLNTVRFLLGEEPSEVSAQIYSTPGDPRFKEVEENVTFTLRFPSGVLANCATGYGSYNAKRYRVYSETGWIQMDPAFTYHGLKLERANADEEGTENKAAVNIGEKNQFALEMDHFSECVKENKRPYTPGEEGLQDQRIMEAIYQSAKDGKPVKLPAVAKQDAFRGSPPVASK; encoded by the coding sequence ATGCTTGAACAGCAACAAGCTACGAACCAAACGGACGCATCGTGCGATGCGTCGCGGCGGCAATTTATCAACCAGGCGGGTCGCGGCCTCCTGGCGGTCGGCGTAGCCGGCGGCCTGCTCGGAACCGTCGGCACAGTCGAAGCTAAGTCGGACGACGCAGCAGCTAGCTTATGGCCCCAAGGCTCCGGCCCAACCGACGTGCACCTACCTGAAATCAATGCGAAGACGGAACCCAAAAGTGCTGGCGTTCCGAATCCGCAGCCAGTCGATCAGCGCGTGGGCTACGCTGTAGTGGGGCTAGGTCACTTGACGCTGGAAGAAATTCTACCCGCCTTATCCCAAAGTAAGAAGTCGAAGCTAGTGGCGCTGGTGAGCGGCTCGCCTGATAAGATGCAGAAGATAGCTCGCCAATACGGCGTGAAACCCGACAACTGTTACAGCTACGAAACCTACGATAAGCTAAAGGACAACAAGGAGGTAGACGTTATCTACATCGTGCTGCCCAACTCCATGCACATGGAGTACACCGTGCGCGGGGCCAAGGCGGGCAAGCATATCTTGTGCGAAAAGCCGATGGCGACTTCGGCGAAGGAGTGCGAGAAGATGATTGAGGCGTGTGAGAAAGCCGGCAAGAAGCTCATGATTGCCTACCGCATTCAGTACGAGCCCATGAACCGCAAAGTGCAGGAACTGGTGCGCAACAAAGCGTATGGCAAGACCAAGATGATTGAGGCCATGAACTGTCAGAACCAGGGCGACCCGAACCAGTGGCGGCAGAAAAAAGCCCTAGCAGGTGGCGGCTCCCTGCCCGATGTCGGTTTGTATTGCCTGAACACCGTGCGCTTCTTGCTAGGTGAAGAGCCGAGCGAGGTGTCGGCCCAGATCTACAGCACGCCCGGTGACCCACGCTTCAAAGAAGTAGAGGAGAATGTGACATTTACGCTGCGCTTTCCGAGCGGCGTATTGGCTAACTGCGCCACGGGTTATGGCAGCTACAATGCTAAGCGCTACCGCGTGTACAGCGAAACCGGTTGGATTCAGATGGACCCGGCCTTCACGTATCACGGCCTGAAGTTGGAGCGCGCCAACGCCGACGAAGAAGGCACCGAAAACAAAGCCGCCGTAAACATCGGTGAGAAGAACCAGTTTGCCCTAGAAATGGACCACTTCTCGGAGTGCGTGAAAGAAAACAAGCGCCCATACACCCCTGGTGAAGAAGGCTTGCAGGATCAACGCATCATGGAAGCCATTTACCAATCGGCGAAGGACGGCAAGCCCGTAAAGCTGCCCGCCGTAGCCAAGCAAGATGCCTTCCGTGGTTCGCCGCCCGTTGCATCGAAGTAA
- the pta gene encoding phosphate acetyltransferase, which translates to MTKSIFIATAEAYSGKSVIALGLVNMLLGKAQKIGYFKPIINAAPQEQTDAHIETIRSHFQLPIAYEDTYAYTRPEALRLLEADKQGELIETIIRKYKQLEDHYDFMVVEGSDFVGQGTAYEFDSNISIAKNLGTPVLLIISGTGKTTAQVVSALLTALRSFEAREVQVLAAVANKINPEQVDDVWQLLRAQLPEDIILAVIPEDKNLLNPTMKEIHEQLGGTLLFGKELLSNQVDNFVTGAMQVPKFLNYLKENVLIVTPGDRGDIIICALQANLSASYPKVAGIVLSADLVPEEPIMRLLEGSQTLLPIIAVKTGTFQTSAQLWATQSRITPDNRKKIDLAIQTFERYVDVQALDQRIAAFQSAGITPHMFQYRLLQWAKRQRRHIVLPEGNDDRILRAAARLLNQDIVDLTILGNPEEITASFKRLGLEVSNEHLHLVDPATSDYYEEYAQTFYELRKAKGVNMDMAYDMLRDVSYFGSMMVYKGHADGMVSGAVHTTQHTIRPALQFIKTKPGVSVVSSVFFMCLPDRVAVFGDCAVNPNPTAEQLAEIAISSAESSLRFGIEPRLAMLSYSSGTSGEGADVDKVRKATQLVKEKRPDLKVEGPIQYDAAVDPIVGKQKLPNSEVAGQASVLIFPDLNTGNNTYKAVQRETGALAIGPVLQGLNKPVNDLSRGCTVDDVFNTVIITAIQSQNE; encoded by the coding sequence ATGACAAAAAGCATCTTTATTGCCACCGCCGAAGCCTATAGTGGCAAATCGGTTATTGCTTTAGGACTTGTAAATATGCTCTTGGGCAAAGCCCAGAAGATCGGGTACTTCAAGCCCATCATCAATGCCGCTCCGCAGGAGCAGACCGACGCGCATATCGAGACCATCCGCAGCCACTTTCAGTTGCCGATTGCTTACGAGGACACTTACGCCTACACGCGCCCCGAGGCATTACGCCTCCTAGAAGCCGATAAGCAAGGCGAACTGATCGAAACGATCATTCGGAAGTACAAGCAGCTGGAAGACCACTACGACTTTATGGTGGTGGAAGGCAGCGACTTTGTCGGCCAAGGCACGGCCTACGAGTTCGACTCCAACATCTCTATTGCCAAAAACCTAGGTACGCCGGTGCTGCTCATCATTTCGGGCACGGGCAAAACTACGGCACAAGTAGTAAGCGCTTTGCTCACCGCCCTGCGCAGCTTCGAAGCCCGCGAGGTGCAGGTCTTGGCCGCCGTCGCAAACAAAATCAATCCGGAGCAAGTCGATGACGTGTGGCAACTCCTGCGCGCCCAGCTACCCGAGGATATTATCCTGGCCGTGATTCCGGAGGACAAGAACTTGCTCAACCCGACCATGAAGGAGATTCATGAGCAGCTCGGGGGCACGTTGCTGTTCGGCAAGGAGCTACTGAGCAACCAAGTTGACAACTTCGTGACCGGCGCCATGCAGGTACCTAAGTTCCTGAACTACCTAAAGGAGAATGTACTGATTGTGACGCCTGGCGACCGGGGCGACATTATTATTTGTGCTTTGCAGGCCAACTTATCGGCGAGCTACCCCAAGGTAGCCGGCATTGTGCTCTCCGCCGACCTGGTGCCCGAAGAGCCAATTATGCGCTTGCTTGAGGGTTCGCAAACCCTGCTACCGATTATTGCCGTCAAGACGGGTACATTCCAGACGTCGGCGCAGCTGTGGGCGACCCAGTCGCGCATCACGCCCGACAACCGCAAGAAGATCGATCTAGCTATTCAGACCTTCGAACGCTACGTGGATGTGCAAGCCCTGGATCAGCGCATTGCAGCGTTCCAGTCGGCGGGCATCACTCCGCACATGTTCCAGTACCGGCTGTTGCAGTGGGCCAAGCGTCAGCGCCGCCATATCGTGCTGCCCGAAGGCAACGACGACCGGATTCTGCGGGCCGCCGCACGCTTGCTCAACCAAGATATTGTTGACCTGACCATCTTAGGTAACCCCGAGGAAATTACGGCGTCGTTCAAAAGGCTAGGTCTGGAGGTCAGCAACGAGCATCTGCATTTAGTTGACCCCGCCACCTCCGATTACTACGAGGAGTACGCCCAGACCTTCTATGAGCTGCGCAAAGCCAAGGGCGTCAACATGGATATGGCGTACGATATGCTACGTGACGTGTCCTATTTCGGCTCGATGATGGTGTACAAAGGCCACGCCGACGGCATGGTGTCGGGGGCGGTGCACACGACGCAGCACACCATTCGGCCAGCCTTGCAGTTCATCAAAACCAAGCCGGGCGTGTCGGTGGTGTCATCAGTGTTCTTCATGTGCCTGCCCGACCGTGTGGCCGTGTTCGGCGACTGTGCCGTGAACCCTAATCCCACTGCTGAGCAACTGGCCGAAATTGCCATATCCTCGGCCGAGAGCAGCCTGCGCTTCGGCATCGAACCTAGGTTGGCTATGCTCTCTTATTCCTCCGGCACGTCGGGCGAAGGCGCCGACGTGGATAAGGTGCGCAAAGCCACTCAGCTCGTGAAGGAAAAGCGCCCCGACCTGAAAGTGGAAGGCCCTATCCAGTACGACGCCGCCGTGGATCCTATCGTCGGCAAGCAGAAGCTGCCCAACTCGGAAGTAGCCGGCCAAGCGAGCGTCCTGATCTTTCCGGACTTGAACACCGGTAACAATACATACAAAGCCGTGCAGCGTGAAACCGGCGCTCTTGCCATCGGCCCGGTTTTGCAGGGCTTGAACAAGCCCGTGAACGACCTCAGCCGCGGCTGTACCGTGGATGACGTATTCAACACGGTGATTATTACGGCTATTCAAAGCCAGAACGAGTAA